A region of the Candidatus Uhrbacteria bacterium CG10_big_fil_rev_8_21_14_0_10_50_16 genome:
ATCTTCATCATCTCCGTCATCTTTGGCACGTTTGTCGGCAACTTGCCGAGCAACGAGGAGGTTCACCCCTTCCGCACAACGGCCCGCTGGGTCGTATGGTTTCTCGACCTGCTCTGGGTGATCGGCCTGATCGGCCGCGGGATCCACCTGTTCTGATTCCTCATCTCACGAAAAGCAGCCCACGCGGGGCTGCTCAATTTTTTACCAATTTTTGGCTTCCAACGCGGCAAGTGCGGCACTGGTTTGCGCCTCTTGTTTACTGGTCCCCTTCCCCTCTGCAATCTTTTCCTTCCCCAAATACACACCCACGGTAAAGTCTTTTGCGTGGTCTGGGCCTTCCTCATGTAATACCTTGTAGGTTGGTGTAATGCCTGTTTGCTCTTGCGCCGACTCTTGGAATCGCGATTTAGAATCAATGTAAAGCTTCTTCTCCAATATCTCAGGCAAGTGCACGAGCACAGCTCGCTCAATCAATCCCTTTGCGGCATCCCATCCAAGGTCTAAGTACGTTGCTCCAATAATCGCCTCCATTGCATTGGCTAAAATGTAGCGTCGCGCTTTACTCTCTGTGTCTTTGCGCTCACCTCGGCTCATGTACAAAAAGGGTTCCACGTCCAGGCTAATCGCCACGTCTGCCAAACGCTCCCCATTTACCAACGCCGCGCGCCAGTTAGTCATCTCGCCTTCTGGGTTTGGATAGTTGTTATACAAATTCTCCGTTACCACAAGTTCCAATACCGCGTCCCCTAAAAACTCCAATCGTTCGTTGTGTTCGAGTGGAAAGGTTGAGTGCTCATTAAGATACGAGCGATGAACAAGCGCTTGGCGTAGCGTATCAACGTTTTGAAACTCCACGCCGAGGGCCTTCATCAATGGAGAGAGATCTTTTTCCATAGAAGATAATTTTTTTATTCTGCGGGCTCCTCTGCCTGCACATCGGCCGAGTCTACCTCTTTAATAAGTCCTTGCTTTACCTGATCCTTAAAAATTGCACCCAACACACCGTTAATAAACTTTCCCGATGCTTCCCCGCCAAACGCCTTGCCAATCTCAATCGCCTCGTTAATAGCGACTTTAGAGGGAATCTTTTTATTTAATAACAACTCGTACACACCAATGCGCAAC
Encoded here:
- the rnc gene encoding ribonuclease III, whose amino-acid sequence is MEKDLSPLMKALGVEFQNVDTLRQALVHRSYLNEHSTFPLEHNERLEFLGDAVLELVVTENLYNNYPNPEGEMTNWRAALVNGERLADVAISLDVEPFLYMSRGERKDTESKARRYILANAMEAIIGATYLDLGWDAAKGLIERAVLVHLPEILEKKLYIDSKSRFQESAQEQTGITPTYKVLHEEGPDHAKDFTVGVYLGKEKIAEGKGTSKQEAQTSAALAALEAKNW